Proteins from a single region of Companilactobacillus farciminis KCTC 3681 = DSM 20184:
- a CDS encoding class A sortase has product MKKFFSIFGTIILLLVAVALIFNQPIKEYAVKRIAEHNLTTLTAKKAASNAKKKGEFDFNKVKPISATQVAKASVNNDAAVIGKMAVPSVNLRLPIVVGLSDNALSTGGGTMKENEKMGKSNYALAGHYMTNKGALFSPLENAKIGDLAYITDMKRVYTYKIYYKKIVPPTAVYLLDDVENQSILTLITCADGGTNRWALQGSLVKSQPANKNTLAVFS; this is encoded by the coding sequence ATGAAAAAGTTCTTTTCGATTTTTGGAACAATTATATTATTATTGGTTGCTGTTGCTTTAATTTTTAATCAGCCAATCAAAGAATATGCAGTCAAAAGAATCGCCGAGCACAATTTGACGACTCTGACTGCCAAAAAAGCTGCTAGTAATGCTAAGAAAAAAGGCGAGTTTGATTTTAATAAAGTAAAACCAATTTCAGCGACTCAAGTTGCCAAAGCTTCAGTCAATAATGATGCAGCTGTAATTGGAAAAATGGCTGTTCCTTCAGTTAACTTGCGTTTACCGATCGTCGTTGGTTTGAGTGACAATGCGCTATCGACTGGTGGCGGTACGATGAAAGAAAATGAGAAGATGGGCAAGTCCAATTATGCCTTAGCGGGTCATTATATGACTAATAAGGGAGCTCTGTTTTCACCATTAGAAAATGCCAAGATTGGTGATTTGGCCTATATAACCGATATGAAACGAGTTTATACTTACAAAATTTATTATAAGAAAATCGTTCCACCAACAGCCGTCTATTTGTTAGATGACGTTGAGAATCAGAGCATCTTAACTTTGATAACTTGTGCTGACGGTGGTACTAATCGTTGGGCCTTACAAGGTTCACTAGTGAAAAGCCAGCCAGCCAATAAAAATACTTTAGCGGTATTTTCTTAA
- a CDS encoding GlsB/YeaQ/YmgE family stress response membrane protein encodes MLHAIWIIIVGAVIGVIASMIINRNMPLGWVGNVIGGLIGAWLGESLLGTWGPNVAGMAIVPAIIGAIIVVFLTTLVLSGFNKKT; translated from the coding sequence ATGTTACATGCTATATGGATCATTATCGTGGGTGCCGTAATTGGTGTCATTGCTAGTATGATTATCAATCGCAACATGCCTTTAGGTTGGGTTGGAAATGTTATTGGTGGATTGATTGGCGCATGGCTGGGGGAAAGTTTATTAGGAACTTGGGGACCAAATGTCGCTGGCATGGCAATTGTTCCAGCCATCATTGGTGCCATTATCGTCGTATTCTTGACTACTCTAGTTTTGAGTGGCTTCAATAAAAAAACTTAG
- the dnaJ gene encoding molecular chaperone DnaJ yields MADKNPYDVLGVDKNASDDDIRKAFRKLSKKYHPDLNKAPDAEEKFKEVNSAYEILKDPQKRAQYDQYGSAGMNGGQGGFGGFGAGGAGDQFGGFEDIFSQFFGGGGAARQNPNAPRQGSDLQYRMDLTFEEGVFGKKTNISYNREEECSTCGGSGAKPGTHPETCSKCHGSGYVEVDRQTPLGRMRTRVVCDVCNGTGKEIKEKCNVCQGSGKVNEKHELKVTVPAGVEDGQQMRLEGQGEAGTNGGPYGDLYIVFHVAPSKEFRRDGSTIYASVNISFPQATLGDEIKVNTVHGPVNLNIPSGTQTGTTFRLRGKGAPVLNSKSIGDEKVTVNIVTPRKLSAEQRSALKKFAEAGGDKVKEKDSNFFNKVRDAFKGE; encoded by the coding sequence ATGGCAGATAAAAATCCATATGACGTACTAGGCGTTGATAAAAACGCTTCTGATGACGATATAAGAAAAGCATTTCGTAAACTTTCTAAAAAGTATCACCCCGATTTGAATAAGGCTCCTGATGCTGAAGAGAAGTTTAAGGAAGTTAATTCCGCTTATGAAATTCTAAAAGATCCTCAAAAACGTGCGCAATATGATCAATATGGTTCTGCCGGCATGAATGGTGGCCAAGGAGGATTTGGTGGCTTCGGCGCTGGTGGTGCTGGAGATCAATTCGGTGGTTTTGAAGATATCTTCAGTCAATTCTTCGGTGGCGGCGGTGCTGCTCGTCAAAATCCTAATGCCCCAAGACAAGGTTCCGATCTTCAATATCGTATGGACTTAACTTTTGAAGAAGGTGTCTTTGGTAAGAAGACTAATATTTCTTACAATCGTGAGGAAGAGTGTTCTACCTGTGGTGGTTCTGGTGCAAAGCCGGGAACACATCCAGAGACTTGTTCAAAATGTCATGGTTCAGGCTATGTTGAAGTTGATCGTCAAACTCCACTTGGTCGTATGCGTACACGTGTTGTTTGTGATGTCTGCAATGGTACTGGTAAGGAAATCAAAGAAAAGTGTAACGTTTGCCAAGGCTCAGGTAAGGTAAATGAAAAGCATGAATTGAAGGTTACAGTACCAGCTGGTGTTGAAGACGGACAACAAATGCGCTTAGAGGGCCAAGGTGAAGCCGGAACTAACGGTGGACCTTATGGTGATCTATACATTGTCTTCCACGTTGCTCCAAGTAAAGAATTCAGACGTGATGGCTCAACTATCTACGCTTCAGTTAATATCAGTTTCCCACAAGCTACTTTGGGAGATGAAATCAAAGTCAACACAGTTCACGGTCCAGTCAATTTGAATATCCCTAGTGGTACTCAAACTGGTACAACATTTAGATTGCGTGGCAAAGGTGCTCCAGTTCTTAACAGCAAGAGTATCGGTGATGAAAAGGTAACAGTTAATATCGTTACTCCACGTAAATTGTCAGCTGAACAACGCAGTGCTTTGAAGAAATTCGCTGAAGCCGGCGGAGACAAAGTCAAAGAAAAAGATAGTAACTTTTTCAATAAAGTCAGAGATGCTTTTAAAGGCGAATAA
- a CDS encoding adenine phosphoribosyltransferase — protein sequence MDIDFKKYVANVQDFPEPGVLFRDISPLMADGKAYAAATDKIVEYAKSRGAEMIAGPEARGFIVGCPVAYKMGIGFAPARKKGKLPRETVSVSYDLEYGQASLYMQKDAIKPGQKVLVVDDLMATGGTLAATIKLIEKLGGIVVGTAFLIELTDLHGRDKIKGYDMYTLMQY from the coding sequence ATGGATATTGATTTTAAGAAATACGTAGCTAATGTTCAAGATTTTCCAGAACCTGGTGTACTATTTCGAGATATTTCACCATTAATGGCTGATGGCAAGGCATATGCTGCCGCAACCGATAAGATTGTGGAATATGCAAAGAGCCGTGGAGCCGAAATGATTGCTGGACCAGAAGCCCGTGGATTTATCGTGGGTTGTCCAGTGGCTTACAAGATGGGCATCGGTTTTGCACCTGCTCGTAAGAAAGGTAAGTTACCTAGAGAAACGGTCTCAGTTTCTTATGATTTGGAATACGGTCAAGCATCACTTTATATGCAAAAAGATGCTATCAAGCCAGGTCAAAAAGTCTTAGTAGTAGATGATTTGATGGCAACTGGTGGTACTTTAGCCGCTACAATCAAGTTGATCGAAAAATTAGGTGGTATTGTCGTTGGAACAGCCTTCTTAATCGAATTAACTGATTTGCACGGTCGTGATAAAATTAAAGGGTATGATATGTATACTCTTATGCAATACTAA
- a CDS encoding dihydrolipoyl dehydrogenase family protein encodes MEKFDTIIIGAGPAGLAAAYNLKGNGQNVAVIENNLWGGTCPNRGCDPKKVLLSGVEARDRMAQLQNKGFDNVPFVNWEQLETFKEKFTKPVSTGSRKGIVDAGITAIDGQPKFTSEDTLVVNGIEYQADKFIIATGQRPSYLDIVGKEHLLSSTDFLSLKKMPEDITIIGAGYIAFELATIANATGAKVHIIHHNDRPLKEFDQEYAMELVKQLENKGIDFNFNVDTQSITAQDGKYLLKADNFELTTDLVIGATGRIANVDFLDLEKANVQYNRHGVVVNDHLQSTNENVYAIGDVVSTKQPKLTPVGGFEAGYVSDILLGKTDKKLELPLIPTVVYGSPKLAKVGEQTGDKIVEQDVTSWFTYSHTNEPVAKVKIVLNDKKQIIGATLLSNEADSLINLLTLAIKQKMSHEDVVKEIFAYPTAASDLEYLI; translated from the coding sequence ATGGAAAAATTCGATACGATTATTATTGGAGCAGGACCTGCAGGATTGGCTGCTGCTTATAATTTAAAAGGTAATGGTCAAAACGTTGCCGTGATTGAAAATAATCTCTGGGGTGGAACTTGTCCTAATCGTGGCTGCGACCCTAAAAAAGTTTTGTTGAGTGGTGTCGAAGCAAGAGATAGAATGGCACAACTCCAAAACAAGGGCTTTGATAATGTGCCTTTCGTTAACTGGGAACAATTGGAAACTTTTAAAGAAAAATTCACAAAACCAGTTTCTACAGGGAGTCGTAAAGGAATCGTCGATGCTGGTATCACGGCAATTGATGGACAGCCAAAATTTACTTCTGAGGATACTTTAGTTGTCAATGGAATTGAATACCAAGCCGATAAATTTATCATTGCTACCGGTCAACGTCCTAGTTATTTAGATATCGTTGGGAAAGAACATTTATTGTCTAGTACTGACTTCCTATCGCTCAAGAAGATGCCAGAAGATATTACGATCATTGGTGCTGGATATATTGCCTTTGAATTAGCTACGATTGCCAATGCCACTGGAGCTAAGGTTCATATTATCCATCATAATGACCGTCCATTAAAAGAATTTGATCAAGAATATGCTATGGAATTAGTTAAACAGCTCGAAAATAAGGGCATTGATTTTAACTTTAATGTTGATACACAATCAATCACAGCTCAAGATGGCAAATACCTTTTGAAGGCTGATAATTTTGAATTGACTACCGATTTAGTTATTGGTGCTACTGGTCGAATTGCTAACGTTGATTTCTTAGATTTAGAGAAAGCCAACGTACAATACAATCGTCACGGTGTAGTTGTTAATGATCACTTGCAATCAACTAATGAGAACGTTTATGCGATTGGGGATGTCGTTTCTACTAAACAACCTAAATTAACCCCAGTTGGTGGTTTTGAAGCTGGCTATGTCAGTGATATTTTATTGGGAAAGACTGATAAAAAGCTTGAATTGCCTTTGATTCCAACCGTTGTGTATGGCAGTCCAAAACTTGCTAAGGTTGGTGAGCAAACTGGCGATAAAATAGTTGAACAAGATGTAACTAGTTGGTTTACGTACAGTCACACTAATGAACCAGTTGCTAAGGTAAAGATTGTTTTGAATGATAAAAAACAAATTATCGGTGCCACTTTGTTGAGTAATGAAGCTGATAGTTTGATCAATTTATTGACTCTGGCTATCAAACAAAAGATGAGTCATGAAGATGTTGTTAAAGAGATTTTTGCCTATCCAACTGCTGCTAGTGATTTGGAATATTTGATCTAA
- a CDS encoding Asp23/Gls24 family envelope stress response protein yields MTNSQKPNSVNSIQKELNFSDQVLEKIASQTANSIDGVLSLTGGAISNLTDRFIDNPTKGVDVDNDDNKLSFELKAILEYGKSAPQVFDRIVNTVTRNVKEMTGKEVGKITLNVDDLMTNSEWSRQQNNKKKKD; encoded by the coding sequence ATGACTAACTCACAAAAGCCAAATTCTGTTAATTCAATTCAAAAAGAACTCAATTTCTCAGATCAAGTTTTAGAAAAAATTGCTAGTCAAACAGCCAATTCAATCGATGGCGTTTTATCCCTTACTGGCGGTGCTATCAGCAATTTAACAGACCGATTCATCGATAATCCTACTAAAGGTGTTGATGTCGACAATGATGACAACAAATTATCTTTTGAATTAAAGGCTATTCTAGAATACGGTAAATCAGCACCTCAAGTCTTTGATCGAATCGTTAACACCGTTACTCGTAACGTTAAAGAGATGACTGGCAAAGAAGTTGGTAAAATCACTCTAAACGTTGATGATTTAATGACCAATTCTGAATGGAGCCGACAACAAAACAATAAGAAGAAAAAAGATTAA
- the recJ gene encoding single-stranded-DNA-specific exonuclease RecJ encodes MTLINWEKRKNPTKQEIDEFAESKHVTPVVAELLLERDIVEDSDIEAFLHSDVTELQDPFGLHDMDKALELIDEAVESEKKIAIYGDYDADGVTSTSIMKLTLQKLGNKPIFYVPDRFKDGYGPNLDRYKELADQGIDLLITVDNGVSGTDEIKYLKDRGIKVIVTDHHDLPKELPEADAIVHPSIPGSEYVCPYLSGAGVAFKIADALLGDEALQLIDLAAIGTVADAVALKGENRVIVTEGLKQMKNNNHVGLSALLDKCKVKLSHVTEEDIGFRIAPRINALGRLENASSGVELLTTGDESFAKEIVDETEEINSRRQDLVASAFEDAQAQIQAQKENGVIVLKGNGWHQGILGIVASRTMDQENKPVLATQFDDNSGVMKGSGRSPEGFNLFTALDKHRDLFTAFGGHAQACGFSIEEDKLDELTKLLQVEPAQQDFDPKAPVVKNYDLQLNIADLSMDLIKQVQQLAPFGMGNPKPVIKLGNVSLSQMRSIGKDASHLKTQVTDEQHRIDAIGFGMYEKAASLTTNLCDVYGELGVNEWRGKKNLQLMLDDFQVSPQAQVLADLKDVYLDYRNKGLSTKILEHFDAVVFFNEAYLEAAKRFDVKTDLIMYNENCDGKNVLIYDRPHNLELFQKFIKNNKTQHTALFFHTDLASRYLKPDMIKMKTLLKYLYSHQNITMEGMDLVAKFLNMQKNDVDFYLKVFFELNFVKIVNGFVEKANASQQRELIESPTYLKRLQRNDVEKILIESSFDDLLSWMSDYDCHC; translated from the coding sequence TTGACATTAATTAATTGGGAAAAGCGAAAGAATCCCACAAAACAAGAGATAGATGAATTTGCAGAAAGTAAGCACGTTACACCTGTGGTAGCGGAATTATTACTGGAAAGAGATATCGTTGAAGATAGTGATATCGAAGCTTTTTTGCACAGTGACGTGACTGAACTACAAGATCCTTTTGGACTTCATGACATGGATAAAGCTTTGGAGTTGATTGATGAAGCCGTTGAATCAGAAAAAAAGATTGCTATATACGGTGATTATGATGCCGATGGTGTTACTAGTACTTCAATCATGAAATTAACGCTGCAAAAACTCGGCAATAAACCGATTTTTTATGTTCCTGATCGTTTCAAGGATGGTTATGGACCTAATCTGGATCGATATAAAGAATTGGCTGATCAAGGAATTGATCTGTTGATCACAGTTGATAATGGTGTCAGTGGTACAGATGAAATCAAGTATCTTAAAGATCGTGGCATTAAAGTAATCGTAACTGATCACCATGACTTACCAAAGGAATTGCCTGAAGCTGATGCTATCGTCCATCCTAGTATCCCAGGTTCTGAATATGTTTGTCCTTACTTATCTGGAGCCGGTGTGGCTTTTAAGATAGCTGATGCTTTATTGGGCGATGAAGCCTTACAATTGATCGATTTGGCTGCAATTGGAACTGTCGCCGATGCGGTGGCTTTGAAGGGTGAAAATCGTGTCATTGTTACCGAAGGGCTCAAACAAATGAAAAATAATAATCACGTTGGATTGAGTGCCTTGCTAGATAAATGCAAAGTCAAATTATCCCATGTGACTGAAGAAGATATTGGCTTTCGGATTGCACCTAGGATCAATGCTCTCGGTCGTCTAGAAAATGCCTCCTCAGGGGTCGAATTGTTGACGACTGGTGATGAGTCATTTGCCAAAGAAATTGTTGATGAGACCGAGGAAATCAACTCTAGAAGACAAGATTTGGTTGCCAGTGCTTTTGAGGATGCACAAGCTCAGATTCAAGCGCAAAAAGAAAATGGCGTGATCGTGTTAAAAGGCAATGGTTGGCACCAAGGAATTTTAGGAATCGTTGCTAGTAGAACGATGGATCAAGAAAATAAACCTGTCTTAGCCACGCAATTTGACGATAATAGTGGTGTTATGAAGGGTTCCGGTCGTTCTCCAGAAGGCTTCAATTTGTTCACAGCTTTAGATAAGCATCGTGATTTGTTTACCGCTTTTGGAGGACACGCTCAAGCCTGTGGTTTTTCAATTGAGGAAGATAAGTTAGATGAGTTGACGAAGCTATTGCAAGTAGAACCTGCACAACAAGATTTTGACCCTAAGGCACCAGTAGTTAAAAATTATGATCTACAGTTAAATATTGCAGATTTGAGTATGGATCTAATCAAGCAGGTTCAACAGTTAGCACCATTTGGAATGGGTAATCCAAAGCCAGTCATCAAATTAGGCAATGTCTCGTTGTCGCAGATGCGTTCAATCGGTAAAGATGCTAGTCACTTAAAGACACAGGTTACAGATGAACAACATAGAATCGATGCGATAGGCTTTGGAATGTATGAAAAAGCTGCTAGTTTAACGACTAATCTATGTGATGTCTATGGTGAATTAGGCGTGAATGAGTGGCGCGGCAAAAAGAATTTGCAGTTAATGCTCGATGACTTCCAAGTTTCACCACAGGCACAAGTTCTCGCCGACTTAAAAGATGTTTACTTAGATTATCGTAATAAAGGCTTGTCGACGAAAATTCTGGAACATTTTGATGCGGTAGTTTTCTTTAATGAAGCATATTTAGAAGCGGCCAAACGTTTCGATGTGAAAACTGATTTAATTATGTATAATGAAAACTGTGATGGTAAGAATGTATTGATCTATGATCGACCTCACAATTTAGAATTATTCCAAAAATTTATTAAAAACAATAAAACTCAACATACAGCGTTATTCTTCCATACGGATTTGGCAAGTAGATATCTAAAACCTGATATGATAAAGATGAAAACGCTTTTGAAATATCTTTACTCCCATCAAAATATTACGATGGAAGGGATGGATTTGGTTGCTAAATTCTTGAATATGCAAAAAAATGACGTAGATTTTTATTTAAAAGTGTTTTTTGAGTTAAATTTTGTTAAAATAGTAAATGGTTTTGTTGAAAAAGCAAATGCTTCACAACAACGTGAATTAATCGAATCTCCGACATACTTGAAGAGATTGCAACGTAATGACGTTGAAAAAATATTAATTGAATCTAGCTTTGACGATTTATTGTCATGGATGAGTGATTACGATTGTCACTGTTAG
- the galE gene encoding UDP-glucose 4-epimerase GalE, whose translation MSILVLGGAGYIGSHTVDHLCEMNYDVIVADNLATGHRQAINSKAKFYQGDVRDKEFLIKLFQNEDITDVIHFAAFSIVPESMKNPLKYFDNNTAGMISLLQVMHNFGVKHIVFSSTAATYGEPKQIPIKETDPTVPTNPYGESKLAMEKIMHWCDVAYGIKFVALRYFNVGGAKPDGTIGEDHNPETHLIPVVLQVAAGQRDELTIFGDDYDTKDGTNVRDYVHVEDLAEAHRLAMEYLRAGNDSDVFNLGSSTGFSNKEILEAARIATGKEIPAKIGPRRAGDPSTLIADSTKARTILKWQPQYDDVQKVITDAWNFKSKHLNGYEN comes from the coding sequence ATGAGTATTCTTGTTTTAGGTGGCGCTGGCTATATCGGTTCACATACAGTCGATCATTTATGTGAAATGAATTACGACGTCATTGTAGCAGACAATTTAGCAACTGGTCACAGACAAGCCATTAATTCTAAGGCTAAATTTTATCAAGGTGATGTCCGTGATAAAGAATTTTTGATCAAATTATTCCAAAATGAAGATATCACTGACGTCATTCACTTTGCAGCCTTTTCAATCGTACCAGAATCCATGAAAAACCCACTCAAATATTTCGACAACAATACTGCCGGTATGATTTCTCTATTACAAGTCATGCACAATTTTGGAGTTAAGCACATCGTCTTCTCTTCAACTGCAGCAACTTATGGCGAACCTAAACAAATCCCAATTAAGGAAACTGATCCAACAGTTCCTACCAATCCATATGGTGAAAGTAAACTAGCTATGGAAAAAATCATGCACTGGTGTGATGTTGCCTATGGTATCAAATTCGTAGCTTTGAGATACTTCAACGTCGGTGGTGCTAAGCCTGATGGAACTATCGGTGAAGACCACAATCCAGAAACTCACTTGATTCCTGTTGTCTTACAAGTAGCCGCTGGCCAACGTGACGAATTGACAATCTTTGGTGACGATTATGACACTAAAGATGGTACTAACGTCCGTGATTATGTCCACGTAGAAGACTTAGCTGAAGCTCACCGCCTGGCTATGGAATACTTGCGTGCTGGCAATGACAGTGACGTCTTCAACCTCGGTTCTTCAACTGGTTTCTCAAATAAAGAAATCCTTGAAGCAGCTAGAATCGCTACTGGTAAAGAAATCCCTGCTAAAATTGGACCACGTCGTGCCGGAGATCCTAGTACTTTGATTGCTGACTCAACTAAAGCTAGAACAATTTTGAAGTGGCAACCACAATACGATGACGTTCAAAAAGTTATCACTGATGCTTGGAATTTCAAGTCTAAACATTTGAATGGTTATGAAAACTAG
- the lepA gene encoding translation elongation factor 4: MDLDLDKLKERQKRIRNFSIVAHIDHGKSTIADRILERTKTVSKREMKAQILDDMDLERERGITIKLNAVELEYEAKDGQTYIFHLIDTPGHVDFSYEVSRSLAACEGALLVVDAAQGVEAQTLANAYLAIDNDLEIVPVINKIDLPSAEPDKVKEEIEEMIGIDAESSILMSAKTGIGVDELLERIVSDVPAPTGDLDKPLKALIFDSVYDSYRGVVLDVRVREGVVKVGDTIELMSNKKTFEVTEVGVMSPKAVKRDYLMAGDVGYITASIKTVKDTQVGDTVTLADNPTDEPLTGYRKSTPMVYAGLYPVDNAKYEDLHEALDKLQLNDAALEYEPETSQALGFGFRVGFLGLLHMDVVQERLERDFDLDLITTSPSVDYHVTKTDGEEIIVDNPAELPDATDIKEIREPFVRAEIMVPEDFVGPVMELCQRKRGEFVTMDYLDKYRVNVVYKLPLLEIIFDFFDDLKSNTKGYASLDYSVDDYEPSELVKMDILLNGEPVDALSFIVHKDFAQKRGRDIVARLKEVIPRQMFEIPIQAAIGNKIVARSNVKAYRKDVTAKLYGGDRTRRDKLLNKQKAGKKRMKEVGKVSVPQEAFMSVLDLNRGKDDSKN; encoded by the coding sequence ATGGATTTAGATCTCGATAAATTAAAAGAACGACAAAAAAGAATTCGTAATTTTTCTATCGTAGCGCATATCGATCATGGTAAATCAACGATTGCCGATCGAATTTTGGAAAGAACTAAGACAGTTTCAAAACGTGAAATGAAAGCTCAGATCCTTGATGATATGGATTTGGAACGTGAACGTGGAATTACTATCAAGTTGAATGCGGTCGAACTAGAATACGAAGCCAAAGATGGACAGACTTACATCTTCCATTTAATCGATACACCAGGACACGTGGATTTCTCATATGAGGTTTCACGCTCTCTTGCTGCCTGTGAGGGCGCTTTGTTAGTAGTAGATGCTGCTCAAGGTGTCGAGGCACAAACTCTAGCTAACGCTTATTTAGCGATTGATAACGACCTAGAAATCGTACCAGTTATCAATAAAATCGATTTGCCTTCTGCTGAACCAGATAAGGTCAAAGAAGAAATTGAAGAGATGATCGGTATCGATGCTGAATCTTCAATTTTGATGAGTGCTAAGACTGGTATCGGTGTTGACGAACTGCTCGAAAGAATCGTTTCGGATGTTCCAGCACCAACTGGAGATTTGGATAAACCACTCAAGGCTTTGATCTTTGACTCAGTTTATGACAGTTATCGTGGTGTTGTCCTTGACGTACGTGTTCGTGAAGGCGTTGTTAAGGTCGGAGACACGATTGAATTGATGAGTAATAAGAAGACCTTCGAAGTTACAGAAGTTGGTGTGATGTCTCCTAAAGCCGTTAAACGTGATTATTTGATGGCAGGGGATGTTGGTTATATTACAGCCAGCATCAAGACGGTTAAGGATACGCAAGTTGGTGATACGGTTACTTTAGCCGATAATCCAACTGACGAACCTTTGACTGGTTACCGTAAGAGTACACCAATGGTTTATGCTGGACTTTATCCAGTTGATAATGCTAAATATGAAGATTTGCACGAAGCCTTAGATAAGTTGCAATTAAACGATGCGGCTTTGGAATATGAACCAGAAACTTCGCAAGCCTTAGGGTTTGGTTTCCGTGTTGGATTCTTGGGCTTGTTGCACATGGATGTTGTTCAAGAACGTTTGGAACGTGATTTTGACCTCGACTTGATCACGACATCGCCATCAGTTGACTATCACGTTACAAAGACTGACGGAGAAGAGATCATCGTTGATAACCCGGCTGAATTGCCAGATGCAACGGATATCAAAGAAATTCGTGAACCTTTTGTTCGTGCGGAAATCATGGTACCAGAAGATTTCGTTGGTCCTGTTATGGAACTTTGCCAAAGAAAACGTGGCGAGTTCGTAACGATGGATTACTTGGACAAATATCGAGTCAATGTGGTTTACAAGTTGCCATTGCTAGAAATTATCTTTGATTTCTTCGATGATTTGAAGTCAAATACCAAAGGTTATGCATCGCTAGATTACAGTGTCGACGATTATGAACCTAGTGAACTAGTGAAGATGGATATCTTGTTGAATGGGGAACCAGTCGATGCGTTGAGTTTCATTGTTCACAAAGACTTTGCCCAAAAACGTGGTCGTGATATCGTAGCTCGTCTGAAGGAAGTAATTCCTAGACAAATGTTTGAAATTCCAATTCAAGCAGCTATCGGTAACAAGATTGTCGCTCGTTCAAATGTTAAAGCTTATCGTAAAGATGTTACTGCCAAACTTTATGGTGGTGATAGAACTCGTCGTGATAAATTGTTGAACAAGCAAAAAGCTGGTAAGAAGCGTATGAAGGAAGTCGGAAAAGTTTCCGTACCTCAAGAAGCCTTCATGTCGGTCTTGGATCTTAACCGAGGCAAAGATGACAGTAAAAACTAA
- the amaP gene encoding alkaline shock response membrane anchor protein AmaP yields MKKANKIILIALTLIGLLQVFWFTALTYPIKPIINWINSLNVPKNWLTYLSLALAAISTLIYIFILMYALFSPTKYQEIKFTSSNGKLRISTNVVEKMITRRLEEIPSLQKVNVQLKILGKKRHAKMLISVLSNETKNLPQLGDYIKEIANEQLIDHLNVPIKKTIINLSSNTTDKKIKVT; encoded by the coding sequence ATGAAAAAAGCTAATAAGATTATTCTCATTGCCTTAACACTAATCGGTTTGTTGCAAGTTTTTTGGTTCACTGCCTTAACTTATCCAATCAAACCGATAATTAATTGGATCAATTCTTTAAATGTACCAAAAAATTGGCTGACATATCTTTCTTTAGCTTTAGCGGCCATCTCAACACTCATTTACATTTTTATTTTGATGTATGCCCTCTTCAGTCCTACCAAATATCAAGAAATTAAATTTACTTCTTCCAATGGAAAATTAAGAATTTCTACTAATGTTGTCGAAAAAATGATTACTAGACGATTGGAAGAAATACCTTCTTTACAAAAGGTCAACGTTCAATTAAAAATTTTGGGTAAAAAACGCCACGCTAAGATGTTAATTTCAGTTCTCAGCAATGAAACTAAAAATTTACCTCAGCTGGGCGACTACATTAAAGAAATTGCTAATGAACAATTAATCGACCACCTAAATGTACCTATTAAGAAAACAATTATAAATCTAAGTTCCAATACGACTGATAAAAAGATAAAAGTAACGTGA
- a CDS encoding Asp23/Gls24 family envelope stress response protein — protein MTDQQLNTTLLNNSKLKFNDDVIAKIAGMSIQNIDGILSMNGNVFDNLADKIRSKEDITKGIDADVGEKQAALDLEIILEYGKDAHQIFQNILQEVGNQIKRMTGLNVVEINVYISDMMTKKEWQKQSKSPDNNRVK, from the coding sequence ATGACAGATCAACAATTGAACACTACTTTACTGAACAACAGTAAACTTAAATTTAATGACGACGTAATAGCTAAGATTGCTGGTATGTCGATTCAAAACATCGATGGTATTCTTTCGATGAACGGCAATGTCTTCGATAATTTGGCCGATAAAATCAGAAGCAAAGAAGATATTACCAAAGGAATCGATGCTGATGTTGGTGAAAAACAGGCTGCATTAGATTTAGAAATTATCTTGGAATACGGTAAAGACGCTCATCAAATATTCCAAAACATCCTTCAAGAAGTCGGTAATCAAATTAAACGTATGACTGGGTTAAATGTAGTTGAAATCAACGTTTATATTAGTGATATGATGACCAAAAAGGAATGGCAAAAGCAATCAAAATCTCCTGATAATAACCGGGTTAAATAG